A window of Acropora muricata isolate sample 2 chromosome 3, ASM3666990v1, whole genome shotgun sequence contains these coding sequences:
- the LOC136912185 gene encoding tripartite motif-containing protein 3-like isoform X1 gives MSTAGTISEFLSKVTYKFTCFYCKGKLNNPKILPCLHSFCSGCLQRLHVENLGAERPVCPLCKAVIEEVKIDSLPSPIHLTRLQEMIRINNSSPELACGSCDGGSSAVSYCFDCKCLACANCVEIHSRMKVMQSHQISELKNFSSKDLSTLLQVPMSCKREGHKNQTLELFCEDCECQVCPKCANLLHDEHNLVEINQASKESKKRILHVIDGLHDQILLCRTEIKRIDQSYKTVERRVITARQEVLKKIEDLISLLRRHGDRMLAELESVYKDQQVALIKQRKELEIHLNQMQKSYEYANEVFERNIGGEILDMERPIERRFQHLISYKPKQVPKSQKSINVDYVPDPNILRTLQRSDIGKIFVSHTDPANSIAEGEQVTQHFTGTGERIEFVIHTKDSDHNPSYSENDRVTVRIQSKQGFVIPTRIEDKKDGTYIASYTPLKTGIYQIDAKVRGEPIKGSPFTVHVTTRAEYLKASRMSLENCVTNPEYKPLFSLSQVTCKDRPHLKRPCGIAISSSDEVAVADSWNRRILLFNHRGKYITQFEGTEDLTNPVGVDFDFDGNIVVSDSDNQLIHVIDRCDVTIRTFGSEVLECPWGVCVTPKGRIAVCDWGSASVKEFSQQGKLIKEFSSGSASKPYYIIHHSDKYFISFDSHCVEVFSANGEFLYTFAEKGSGKGQLRDPRGMTIDSKDNLVVCDSGNHRLLVFTTDGRAYAVGTSGKALGRFDKPQDAAISSDGRLFVTDYSNNQVQILQKNSSTRSLSLSE, from the coding sequence ATGTCTACCGCAGGGACAATAAGCGAGTTTCTAAGCAAAGTGACGTACAAGTTCACCTGCTTTTATTGTAAAGGGAAATTGAACAACCCTAAGATCTTGCCATGTCTTCACAGTTTCTGCAGTGGCTGCCTTCAACGGCTTCATGTGGAAAATCTTGGAGCAGAAAGACCCGTTTGCCCGTTATGCAAGGCAGTCATTGAAGAAGTAAAAATTGATAGCCTTCCTTCACCAATACACCTCACGAGACTACAAGAGATGATCAGGATAAACAACAGCAGCCCCGAGTTAGCTTGTGGTAGCTGTGACGGAGGATCTTCGGCTGTGTCGTATTGTTTCGATTGCAAATGCCTTGCCTGTGCAAATTGCGTTGAGATACACTCGAGAATGAAAGTGATGCAGTCGCATCAAATTTCGGAGCTGAAAAACTTCTCGTCGAAAGATCTGTCCACGTTGCTACAAGTTCCCATGTCATGTAAGAGAGAGGGACACAAAAACCAAACGCTGGAGTTGTTCTGCGAGGACTGCGAGTGCCAAGTCTGCCCGAAGTGCGCTAATCTCTTGCACGATGAACACAATCTTGTCGAGATCAACCAAGCGAGTAAAGAAAGCAAGAAGCGAATCTTGCATGTGATAGACGGTCTTCATGATCAGATATTGTTGTGCCGTACAGAAATCAAGCGAATTGACCAAAGCTACAAGACAGTGGAACGAAGAGTCATAACTGCACGTCAAGAGGTGCTGaagaaaattgaagatttgATTTCTCTTCTGAGGAGGCACGGGGATAGAATGCTTGCTGAACTGGAAAGTGTTTACAAGGATCAACAAGTGGCTCTCATCAAACAAAGGAAGGAGCTGGAGATTCACTTAAATCAAATGCAGAAAAGCTATGAATACGCCAACGAAGTCTTCGAAAGGAACATTGGAGGAGAGATCTTGGACATGGAGAGGCCCATCGAACGACGGTTTCAACACCTTATTTCCTACAAACCTAAGCAAGTCCCGAAATCGCAGAAAAGCATAAACGTGGATTACGTTCCCGATCCGAATATTTTACGAACTCTGCAGCGATCGGACATCGGAAAAATCTTCGTGAGCCACACAGATCCCGCTAATTCGATAGCCGAAGGTGAGCAGGTGACACAACATTTTACCGGAACCGGGGAACGAATTGAATTCGTAATCCATACGAAAGATTCCGATCATAATCCGAGTTATTCCGAGAACGATCGCGTCACGGTTCGTATCCAATCCAAACAGGGTTTTGTGATACCGACTAGGATCGAAGACAAGAAAGACGGAACTTACATCGCTAGTTACACTCCATTGAAGACGGGAATATATCAGATCGATGCCAAAGTTCGAGGAGAGCCAATAAAAGGAAGCCCTTTTACCGTTCACGTGACCACAAGGGCAGAATACCTCAAGGCAAGTCGAATGAGTCTTGAAAACTGCGTCACAAACCCGGAATACAAGCCTCTATTCTCACTCAGTCAAGTAACTTGTAAAGACAGACCCCACCTGAAACGACCTTGTGGCATCGCCATCAGCTCTTCGGATGAAGTCGCCGTGGCCGATTCGTGGAATCGTCGGATTTTGCTCTTCAATCACCGTGGGAAGTACATTACGCAGTTTGAAGGCACCGAAGATTTGACGAACCCAGTGGGTGTCGATTTTGACTTCGATGGTAACATTGTAGTGTCTGACAGCGACAACCAATTGATCCACGTGATTGATCGATGTGACGTCACCATCAGGACGTTTGGTAGTGAGGTTCTTGAGTGCCCATGGGGAGTTTGTGTCACGCCCAAAGGAAGAATTGCCGTCTGTGACTGGGGCAGCGCCTCAGTGAAAGAATTCTCCCAGCAAGGAAAGCTTATCAAAGAATTTAGCAGTGGTTCCGCATCTAAACCGTATTACATTATTCATCACAGTGACAAATACTTCATTTCGTTCGATAGCCATTGTGTCGAAGTGTTCAGCGCAAACGGTGAATTTCTTTACACATTTGCAGAAAAAGGTTCCGGTAAAGGGCAGCTGAGAGATCCAAGAGGTATGACCATTGATAGCAAAGACAACCTTGTTGTCTGCGATAGCGGAAATCATCGGCTTCTCGTGTTCACGACGGATGGACGAGCATATGCTGTCGGAACTTCCGGAAAGGCGCTCGGTCGGTTTGATAAGCCACAAGACGCGGCTATTAGCTCCGATGGCAGATTATTTGTCACGGATTACAGCAATAACCAAGTGCAGATTCTACAAAAGAATTCTAGCACAAGGTCATTAAGCCTTTCTGAGTAA
- the LOC136912202 gene encoding uncharacterized protein isoform X1 gives METDSLNIKNSNAESRWYCPHYERKTCLIHFQCCPEGKLYPCHKCHNEANVVIETTSVKDQEKDKAHGSSERNNVENTGTSVELATDSSVAEWNNDGDRLENQAEAEEHELFESPSNVVENTDTAGEMTTESAAGEWNNGGNRQENLADVEEQEPCESPSNVVENTDTACEMTMESAAAEWNNGGNRQENLADVEEQEPCESPSNVMENTDTAGEMTMESAAAEWNNGGNSQENLADVEEQELCESPSNVVENTDTSAELTMGGSAAEWNNEADQPDNLGPTGYRDASLIKRGCKDVKDLKPVPKSIHLEATASDCTFLQCRECGHQQEFSEKCESCGKLFAKYFCQKCKLLIEKDVDAYHCDKCGICRGNKSDNFHCDECNVCLSTSLKGNHKCFTNRGHDPCAICLEEVFSGAIVLPCFHMIHGECGVRLLQFGNPKCPMCRRDIFPPANQDAVIVEDPSGQNTSSSFPLLRKLVCKLPNFLVQLWERTPSQPTITQQPRSVEMSNLPG, from the exons ATGGAGACGGATTCACTAAATATAAAGAATTCGAACGCTGAAAG CAGGTGGTACTGCCCTCATTACGAGCGAAAGACATGTTTGATTCACTTCCAGTGCTGTCCTGAGGGAAAACTGTACCCTTGCCACAAGTGTCATAATGAAGCTAATGTCGTGATCGAAACTACGAGCGTGAAAGACCAAGAAAAAGATAAAGCACATGGCAGttctgaaagaaacaatgtggaaaacaCAGGCACTTCTGTTGAACTGGCAACGGACAGTTCTGTAGCAGAGTGGAACAATGACGGTGATCGACTTGAAAACCAAGCAGAGGCTGAAGAACATGAGCTATTTGAATCACCCAGCAATGTGGTGGAAAACACAGACACCGCTGGTGAAATGACGACGGAAAGTGCTGCAGGAGAGTGGAACAATGGAGGTAATCGCCAGGAAAACCTAGCAGATGTTGAAGAACAAGAGCCATGTGAATCACCCAGCAATGTGGTGGAAAACACAGACACCGCTTGTGAAATGACAATGGAAAGTGCTGCAGCAGAGTGGAACAATGGAGGTAATCGCCAGGAAAACCTAGCAGATGTTGAAGAACAAGAGCCATGTGAATCACCCAGCAATGTGATGGAAAACACAGACACCGCTGGTGAAATGACAATGGAAAGTGCTGCAGCAGAGTGGAACAATGGAGGTAATAGCCAGGAAAACCTAGCAGATGTCGAAGAACAAGAGCTATGTGAATCACCCAGCAATGTGGTGGAAAACACAGACACTTCTGCTGAATTGACAATGGGGGGTTCAGCAGCAGAGTGGAATAATGAAGCTGACCAACCAGATAATTTAGGACCCACTGGTTATCGTGATGCTTCTTTGATAAAGAGAGGTTGTAAAGATGTTAAGGATCTAAAGCCAGTTCCAAAATCGATCCATTTAGAGGCAACAGCATCTGACTGTACTTTTCTTCAGTGTAGAGAATGTGGACATCAACAAGAG TTTTCTGAAAAGTGTGAGTCTTGTGGCAAGTTGTTTGCAAAGTACTTCTGTCAGAAATGCAAGCTACTTATTGAAAAGGATGTTGATGCCTATCATTGTGACAAATGTGGGATATGCAG agGGAACAAGTCAGACAACTTCCACTGTGATGAATGCAATGTTTGTTTGTCCACATCTCTGAAGGGAAACCATAAGTGCTTTACTAATCGTGGTCATGATCCCTGTGCCATTTGCTTAGAG GAGGTGTTTTCAGGTGCCATTGTCCTCCCCTGTTTTCATATGATCCACGGCGAATGTGGTGTAAGGCTTCTTCAATTTGGAAA CCCCAAATGCCCGATGTGTCGCCGCGATATTTTCCCGCCTGCCAATCAGGATGCAGTGATTGTTGAAGATCCAAGCGGACAAAATACGTCATCCTCTTTTCCTTTACTAAGGAAACTCGTTTGCAAATTACCCAACTTTTTGGTGCAGCTCTGGGAAAGGACCCCTTCTCAGCCAACAATTACACAGCAACCGCGTTCAGTTGAAATGAGCAATTTACCAGGTTAA
- the LOC136912211 gene encoding uncharacterized skeletal organic matrix protein 5-like isoform X2: MTLNRQQAAHDEAIEIAKRENFAFFEKLGRTFDVKSQTFAFGNKEQEVPRPRSCKEIYENNRFALNGKYSVWPDGADGLEENVYCRMSKIPGCDEGGWTLVMKIDGNKPTFMYSSKKWTQKQAYQQSSLLKGLDSTEMVSPAYWRSPLSKLCLGMRSNNQISWIMVPLIPAQSLRSLLASNKVTNTHVGQDKWKSLLSNSYLVNGCQREGLNVFINNQRVRIGMVAAKSCAQPGGNMLGFGSTASVVCGNYHSSSSHGNIRRRAFGYILIQ, translated from the exons ATGACATTGAATCGACAACAGGCTGCTCATGATGAAGCAATCGAGATTGCGAAACGAGAAAACTTTGCTTTCTTTGAAAAG CTCGGCCGGACGTTCGACGTCAAAAGCCAGACGTTTG CGTTTGGCAACAAAGAACAAGAGGTCCCTCGGCCAAGATCTTGCAAAGAAATCTATGAAAACAACAG GTTTGCATTGAACGGCAAATATTCAGTTTGGCCTGATGGAGCTGATGGACTGGAAGAAAACGTTTATTGTCGCATGTCTAAAATTCCCGGATGTGACGAGGGAGGCTGGACCTTAGTCATGAAGATCGATGGAAACAAG CCGACCTTCATGTATTCCTCGAAAAAATGGACCCAGAAGCAAGCTTACCAGCAGAGTTCTCTGCTTAAAGGACTGGACTCGACAGAGATGGTTTCCCCTGCATATTGGAGATCCCCGTTGTCCAAATTGTGTCTCGGAATGAGATCCAACAATCAGATCAGCTGGATAATGGTTCCTTTAATACCTGCCCAGTCATTACGCAGCCTATTAGCCAGCAACAAGGTCACGAATACGCACGTCGGCCAGGACAAATGGAAATCATTGCTGAGTAATTCTTACCTCGTGAATGGTTGTCAGAGAGAGGGCTTGAATGTTTTTATAAATAATCAGAGGGTAAGAATTGGCATGGTAGCTGCAAAAAGCTGTGCCCAGCCTGGTGGAAATATGCTAGGATTTGGAAGCACCGCGTCAGTTGTTTGTGGAAATTATCATTCGAGTTCTTCGCACGGTAACATAAGGAGACGTGCCTTTGGTTACATCTTAATCCAGTAG
- the LOC136912211 gene encoding uncharacterized protein isoform X1, protein MSKATTLKIANNSFICCILYIAATFSALVSGCDHESTTSYFLVTSQSKERSVFVEVGSTIDEQGCLSLCNKNDKCKDVVYTSESICLMTLNRQQAAHDEAIEIAKRENFAFFEKLGRTFDVKSQTFAFGNKEQEVPRPRSCKEIYENNRFALNGKYSVWPDGADGLEENVYCRMSKIPGCDEGGWTLVMKIDGNKPTFMYSSKKWTQKQAYQQSSLLKGLDSTEMVSPAYWRSPLSKLCLGMRSNNQISWIMVPLIPAQSLRSLLASNKVTNTHVGQDKWKSLLSNSYLVNGCQREGLNVFINNQRVRIGMVAAKSCAQPGGNMLGFGSTASVVCGNYHSSSSHGNIRRRAFGYILIQ, encoded by the exons atgtccAAAGCAACAACTTTGAAGATAGCAAACAACTCATTTATCTGTTGTATATTGTACATTGCTGCGACCTTTTCAGCGCTGGTCTCAGGATGTGATCACGAATCGACCACTTCATACTTTTTGGTTACCTCACAAAGCAAAGAGAGATCTGTCTTTGTGGAGGTAGGCAGCACCATCGACGAACAAGGTTGTCTCTCTCTCTGCAACAAAAACGATAAATGCAAAGACGTCGTTTACACCAGTGAATCAATATGCTTGATGACATTGAATCGACAACAGGCTGCTCATGATGAAGCAATCGAGATTGCGAAACGAGAAAACTTTGCTTTCTTTGAAAAG CTCGGCCGGACGTTCGACGTCAAAAGCCAGACGTTTG CGTTTGGCAACAAAGAACAAGAGGTCCCTCGGCCAAGATCTTGCAAAGAAATCTATGAAAACAACAG GTTTGCATTGAACGGCAAATATTCAGTTTGGCCTGATGGAGCTGATGGACTGGAAGAAAACGTTTATTGTCGCATGTCTAAAATTCCCGGATGTGACGAGGGAGGCTGGACCTTAGTCATGAAGATCGATGGAAACAAG CCGACCTTCATGTATTCCTCGAAAAAATGGACCCAGAAGCAAGCTTACCAGCAGAGTTCTCTGCTTAAAGGACTGGACTCGACAGAGATGGTTTCCCCTGCATATTGGAGATCCCCGTTGTCCAAATTGTGTCTCGGAATGAGATCCAACAATCAGATCAGCTGGATAATGGTTCCTTTAATACCTGCCCAGTCATTACGCAGCCTATTAGCCAGCAACAAGGTCACGAATACGCACGTCGGCCAGGACAAATGGAAATCATTGCTGAGTAATTCTTACCTCGTGAATGGTTGTCAGAGAGAGGGCTTGAATGTTTTTATAAATAATCAGAGGGTAAGAATTGGCATGGTAGCTGCAAAAAGCTGTGCCCAGCCTGGTGGAAATATGCTAGGATTTGGAAGCACCGCGTCAGTTGTTTGTGGAAATTATCATTCGAGTTCTTCGCACGGTAACATAAGGAGACGTGCCTTTGGTTACATCTTAATCCAGTAG
- the LOC136912211 gene encoding uncharacterized protein isoform X4 — MSKATTLKIANNSFICCILYIAATFSALVSGCDHESTTSYFLVTSQSKERSVFVEVGSTIDEQGCLSLCNKNDKCKDVVYTSESICLMTLNRQQAAHDEAIEIAKRENFAFFEKLGRTFDVKSQTFAFGNKEQEVPRPRSCKEIYENNRFALNGKYSVWPDGADGLEENVYCRMSKIPGCDEGGWTLVMKIDGNKTYPIQLHNAIQTSL, encoded by the exons atgtccAAAGCAACAACTTTGAAGATAGCAAACAACTCATTTATCTGTTGTATATTGTACATTGCTGCGACCTTTTCAGCGCTGGTCTCAGGATGTGATCACGAATCGACCACTTCATACTTTTTGGTTACCTCACAAAGCAAAGAGAGATCTGTCTTTGTGGAGGTAGGCAGCACCATCGACGAACAAGGTTGTCTCTCTCTCTGCAACAAAAACGATAAATGCAAAGACGTCGTTTACACCAGTGAATCAATATGCTTGATGACATTGAATCGACAACAGGCTGCTCATGATGAAGCAATCGAGATTGCGAAACGAGAAAACTTTGCTTTCTTTGAAAAG CTCGGCCGGACGTTCGACGTCAAAAGCCAGACGTTTG CGTTTGGCAACAAAGAACAAGAGGTCCCTCGGCCAAGATCTTGCAAAGAAATCTATGAAAACAACAG GTTTGCATTGAACGGCAAATATTCAGTTTGGCCTGATGGAGCTGATGGACTGGAAGAAAACGTTTATTGTCGCATGTCTAAAATTCCCGGATGTGACGAGGGAGGCTGGACCTTAGTCATGAAGATCGATGGAAACAAG ACATATCCAATACAGCTGCATAACGCGATTCAAACCTCTTTGTAA
- the LOC136912211 gene encoding uncharacterized protein isoform X3, with protein sequence MSKATTLKIANNSFICCILYIAATFSALVSGCDHESTTSYFLVTSQSKERSVFVEVGSTIDEQGCLSLCNKNDKCKDVVYTSESICLMTLNRQQAAHDEAIEIAKRENFAFFEKLGRTFDVKSQTFAFGNKEQEVPRPRSCKEIYENNRFALNGKYSVWPDGADGLEENVYCRMSKIPGCDEGGWTLVMKIDGNKSSFWSYFVVVSFSEF encoded by the exons atgtccAAAGCAACAACTTTGAAGATAGCAAACAACTCATTTATCTGTTGTATATTGTACATTGCTGCGACCTTTTCAGCGCTGGTCTCAGGATGTGATCACGAATCGACCACTTCATACTTTTTGGTTACCTCACAAAGCAAAGAGAGATCTGTCTTTGTGGAGGTAGGCAGCACCATCGACGAACAAGGTTGTCTCTCTCTCTGCAACAAAAACGATAAATGCAAAGACGTCGTTTACACCAGTGAATCAATATGCTTGATGACATTGAATCGACAACAGGCTGCTCATGATGAAGCAATCGAGATTGCGAAACGAGAAAACTTTGCTTTCTTTGAAAAG CTCGGCCGGACGTTCGACGTCAAAAGCCAGACGTTTG CGTTTGGCAACAAAGAACAAGAGGTCCCTCGGCCAAGATCTTGCAAAGAAATCTATGAAAACAACAG GTTTGCATTGAACGGCAAATATTCAGTTTGGCCTGATGGAGCTGATGGACTGGAAGAAAACGTTTATTGTCGCATGTCTAAAATTCCCGGATGTGACGAGGGAGGCTGGACCTTAGTCATGAAGATCGATGGAAACAAG TCATCATTTTGGTCATACTTTGTTGTTGTCTCGTTCTCTGAATTTTGA
- the LOC136912185 gene encoding tripartite motif-containing protein 3-like isoform X2: MIRINNSSPELACGSCDGGSSAVSYCFDCKCLACANCVEIHSRMKVMQSHQISELKNFSSKDLSTLLQVPMSCKREGHKNQTLELFCEDCECQVCPKCANLLHDEHNLVEINQASKESKKRILHVIDGLHDQILLCRTEIKRIDQSYKTVERRVITARQEVLKKIEDLISLLRRHGDRMLAELESVYKDQQVALIKQRKELEIHLNQMQKSYEYANEVFERNIGGEILDMERPIERRFQHLISYKPKQVPKSQKSINVDYVPDPNILRTLQRSDIGKIFVSHTDPANSIAEGEQVTQHFTGTGERIEFVIHTKDSDHNPSYSENDRVTVRIQSKQGFVIPTRIEDKKDGTYIASYTPLKTGIYQIDAKVRGEPIKGSPFTVHVTTRAEYLKASRMSLENCVTNPEYKPLFSLSQVTCKDRPHLKRPCGIAISSSDEVAVADSWNRRILLFNHRGKYITQFEGTEDLTNPVGVDFDFDGNIVVSDSDNQLIHVIDRCDVTIRTFGSEVLECPWGVCVTPKGRIAVCDWGSASVKEFSQQGKLIKEFSSGSASKPYYIIHHSDKYFISFDSHCVEVFSANGEFLYTFAEKGSGKGQLRDPRGMTIDSKDNLVVCDSGNHRLLVFTTDGRAYAVGTSGKALGRFDKPQDAAISSDGRLFVTDYSNNQVQILQKNSSTRSLSLSE; this comes from the coding sequence ATGATCAGGATAAACAACAGCAGCCCCGAGTTAGCTTGTGGTAGCTGTGACGGAGGATCTTCGGCTGTGTCGTATTGTTTCGATTGCAAATGCCTTGCCTGTGCAAATTGCGTTGAGATACACTCGAGAATGAAAGTGATGCAGTCGCATCAAATTTCGGAGCTGAAAAACTTCTCGTCGAAAGATCTGTCCACGTTGCTACAAGTTCCCATGTCATGTAAGAGAGAGGGACACAAAAACCAAACGCTGGAGTTGTTCTGCGAGGACTGCGAGTGCCAAGTCTGCCCGAAGTGCGCTAATCTCTTGCACGATGAACACAATCTTGTCGAGATCAACCAAGCGAGTAAAGAAAGCAAGAAGCGAATCTTGCATGTGATAGACGGTCTTCATGATCAGATATTGTTGTGCCGTACAGAAATCAAGCGAATTGACCAAAGCTACAAGACAGTGGAACGAAGAGTCATAACTGCACGTCAAGAGGTGCTGaagaaaattgaagatttgATTTCTCTTCTGAGGAGGCACGGGGATAGAATGCTTGCTGAACTGGAAAGTGTTTACAAGGATCAACAAGTGGCTCTCATCAAACAAAGGAAGGAGCTGGAGATTCACTTAAATCAAATGCAGAAAAGCTATGAATACGCCAACGAAGTCTTCGAAAGGAACATTGGAGGAGAGATCTTGGACATGGAGAGGCCCATCGAACGACGGTTTCAACACCTTATTTCCTACAAACCTAAGCAAGTCCCGAAATCGCAGAAAAGCATAAACGTGGATTACGTTCCCGATCCGAATATTTTACGAACTCTGCAGCGATCGGACATCGGAAAAATCTTCGTGAGCCACACAGATCCCGCTAATTCGATAGCCGAAGGTGAGCAGGTGACACAACATTTTACCGGAACCGGGGAACGAATTGAATTCGTAATCCATACGAAAGATTCCGATCATAATCCGAGTTATTCCGAGAACGATCGCGTCACGGTTCGTATCCAATCCAAACAGGGTTTTGTGATACCGACTAGGATCGAAGACAAGAAAGACGGAACTTACATCGCTAGTTACACTCCATTGAAGACGGGAATATATCAGATCGATGCCAAAGTTCGAGGAGAGCCAATAAAAGGAAGCCCTTTTACCGTTCACGTGACCACAAGGGCAGAATACCTCAAGGCAAGTCGAATGAGTCTTGAAAACTGCGTCACAAACCCGGAATACAAGCCTCTATTCTCACTCAGTCAAGTAACTTGTAAAGACAGACCCCACCTGAAACGACCTTGTGGCATCGCCATCAGCTCTTCGGATGAAGTCGCCGTGGCCGATTCGTGGAATCGTCGGATTTTGCTCTTCAATCACCGTGGGAAGTACATTACGCAGTTTGAAGGCACCGAAGATTTGACGAACCCAGTGGGTGTCGATTTTGACTTCGATGGTAACATTGTAGTGTCTGACAGCGACAACCAATTGATCCACGTGATTGATCGATGTGACGTCACCATCAGGACGTTTGGTAGTGAGGTTCTTGAGTGCCCATGGGGAGTTTGTGTCACGCCCAAAGGAAGAATTGCCGTCTGTGACTGGGGCAGCGCCTCAGTGAAAGAATTCTCCCAGCAAGGAAAGCTTATCAAAGAATTTAGCAGTGGTTCCGCATCTAAACCGTATTACATTATTCATCACAGTGACAAATACTTCATTTCGTTCGATAGCCATTGTGTCGAAGTGTTCAGCGCAAACGGTGAATTTCTTTACACATTTGCAGAAAAAGGTTCCGGTAAAGGGCAGCTGAGAGATCCAAGAGGTATGACCATTGATAGCAAAGACAACCTTGTTGTCTGCGATAGCGGAAATCATCGGCTTCTCGTGTTCACGACGGATGGACGAGCATATGCTGTCGGAACTTCCGGAAAGGCGCTCGGTCGGTTTGATAAGCCACAAGACGCGGCTATTAGCTCCGATGGCAGATTATTTGTCACGGATTACAGCAATAACCAAGTGCAGATTCTACAAAAGAATTCTAGCACAAGGTCATTAAGCCTTTCTGAGTAA
- the LOC136912202 gene encoding uncharacterized protein isoform X2 produces METDSLNIKNSNAERWYCPHYERKTCLIHFQCCPEGKLYPCHKCHNEANVVIETTSVKDQEKDKAHGSSERNNVENTGTSVELATDSSVAEWNNDGDRLENQAEAEEHELFESPSNVVENTDTAGEMTTESAAGEWNNGGNRQENLADVEEQEPCESPSNVVENTDTACEMTMESAAAEWNNGGNRQENLADVEEQEPCESPSNVMENTDTAGEMTMESAAAEWNNGGNSQENLADVEEQELCESPSNVVENTDTSAELTMGGSAAEWNNEADQPDNLGPTGYRDASLIKRGCKDVKDLKPVPKSIHLEATASDCTFLQCRECGHQQEFSEKCESCGKLFAKYFCQKCKLLIEKDVDAYHCDKCGICRGNKSDNFHCDECNVCLSTSLKGNHKCFTNRGHDPCAICLEEVFSGAIVLPCFHMIHGECGVRLLQFGNPKCPMCRRDIFPPANQDAVIVEDPSGQNTSSSFPLLRKLVCKLPNFLVQLWERTPSQPTITQQPRSVEMSNLPG; encoded by the exons ATGGAGACGGATTCACTAAATATAAAGAATTCGAACGCTGAAAG GTGGTACTGCCCTCATTACGAGCGAAAGACATGTTTGATTCACTTCCAGTGCTGTCCTGAGGGAAAACTGTACCCTTGCCACAAGTGTCATAATGAAGCTAATGTCGTGATCGAAACTACGAGCGTGAAAGACCAAGAAAAAGATAAAGCACATGGCAGttctgaaagaaacaatgtggaaaacaCAGGCACTTCTGTTGAACTGGCAACGGACAGTTCTGTAGCAGAGTGGAACAATGACGGTGATCGACTTGAAAACCAAGCAGAGGCTGAAGAACATGAGCTATTTGAATCACCCAGCAATGTGGTGGAAAACACAGACACCGCTGGTGAAATGACGACGGAAAGTGCTGCAGGAGAGTGGAACAATGGAGGTAATCGCCAGGAAAACCTAGCAGATGTTGAAGAACAAGAGCCATGTGAATCACCCAGCAATGTGGTGGAAAACACAGACACCGCTTGTGAAATGACAATGGAAAGTGCTGCAGCAGAGTGGAACAATGGAGGTAATCGCCAGGAAAACCTAGCAGATGTTGAAGAACAAGAGCCATGTGAATCACCCAGCAATGTGATGGAAAACACAGACACCGCTGGTGAAATGACAATGGAAAGTGCTGCAGCAGAGTGGAACAATGGAGGTAATAGCCAGGAAAACCTAGCAGATGTCGAAGAACAAGAGCTATGTGAATCACCCAGCAATGTGGTGGAAAACACAGACACTTCTGCTGAATTGACAATGGGGGGTTCAGCAGCAGAGTGGAATAATGAAGCTGACCAACCAGATAATTTAGGACCCACTGGTTATCGTGATGCTTCTTTGATAAAGAGAGGTTGTAAAGATGTTAAGGATCTAAAGCCAGTTCCAAAATCGATCCATTTAGAGGCAACAGCATCTGACTGTACTTTTCTTCAGTGTAGAGAATGTGGACATCAACAAGAG TTTTCTGAAAAGTGTGAGTCTTGTGGCAAGTTGTTTGCAAAGTACTTCTGTCAGAAATGCAAGCTACTTATTGAAAAGGATGTTGATGCCTATCATTGTGACAAATGTGGGATATGCAG agGGAACAAGTCAGACAACTTCCACTGTGATGAATGCAATGTTTGTTTGTCCACATCTCTGAAGGGAAACCATAAGTGCTTTACTAATCGTGGTCATGATCCCTGTGCCATTTGCTTAGAG GAGGTGTTTTCAGGTGCCATTGTCCTCCCCTGTTTTCATATGATCCACGGCGAATGTGGTGTAAGGCTTCTTCAATTTGGAAA CCCCAAATGCCCGATGTGTCGCCGCGATATTTTCCCGCCTGCCAATCAGGATGCAGTGATTGTTGAAGATCCAAGCGGACAAAATACGTCATCCTCTTTTCCTTTACTAAGGAAACTCGTTTGCAAATTACCCAACTTTTTGGTGCAGCTCTGGGAAAGGACCCCTTCTCAGCCAACAATTACACAGCAACCGCGTTCAGTTGAAATGAGCAATTTACCAGGTTAA